Proteins encoded within one genomic window of Bradyrhizobium sp. CB1717:
- a CDS encoding phosphatase PAP2 family protein, translating into MLDSDARTAWRLFNLNWLPIVAMGGLLAIGLPATGLSLEPVAYSITLAIAAILVGIACGHQLTKGELADPKLVFSLGTIGQVILTCAIVGPLSYVAGKMNWPLQDEALLAIDRALGLDPEPIARFVNDHPWLADVLARGYGLIKWPLLGVPVVLTLTARYVRLQVFMLAMSLALAVTIAISAMVPAIGTYYGLQLPAAHFPEINTAVYAGQLRDILALRDGSLHELRLFFLSGIVSFPSFHAASAVLYMWALWPVRGIGGIAAALNLLMIAATPAIGAHYLIDVAGGIALAAASIWVTKFWVERLARTAPAPAAAALPPVWQPSLAE; encoded by the coding sequence ATGCTCGATTCGGACGCCCGAACCGCCTGGCGGCTCTTCAACCTGAACTGGCTTCCCATCGTTGCCATGGGCGGCCTGCTGGCGATCGGCCTCCCCGCGACCGGTCTGAGCCTCGAGCCCGTCGCCTACAGCATCACGCTGGCGATCGCGGCCATCCTGGTCGGCATCGCCTGTGGCCACCAGTTGACCAAGGGCGAGCTTGCCGATCCGAAACTGGTGTTCTCGCTCGGCACGATCGGACAGGTCATTCTCACCTGCGCCATCGTCGGACCTTTGAGCTACGTCGCGGGCAAGATGAACTGGCCGCTCCAGGACGAGGCGCTGCTGGCGATCGACCGCGCGCTCGGCCTCGATCCCGAACCGATCGCGCGCTTCGTCAACGACCATCCCTGGCTGGCGGACGTCCTGGCCCGCGGCTACGGACTGATCAAATGGCCGCTGCTCGGCGTGCCCGTCGTGCTGACGCTGACGGCACGTTATGTGCGGCTGCAGGTGTTCATGCTCGCGATGAGCCTCGCGCTCGCGGTCACCATCGCCATCTCCGCAATGGTGCCGGCGATCGGGACCTATTACGGGCTGCAATTGCCGGCCGCGCATTTCCCCGAGATCAACACCGCAGTCTATGCCGGTCAGTTGCGCGACATCCTCGCGCTGCGCGACGGCAGCCTGCACGAGCTGCGGCTGTTCTTCCTCTCCGGCATCGTCTCGTTTCCAAGCTTTCACGCCGCATCCGCCGTGCTCTACATGTGGGCGCTGTGGCCGGTGCGCGGCATCGGCGGCATCGCGGCGGCGCTCAATCTGTTGATGATCGCGGCGACGCCGGCGATCGGCGCGCATTACCTCATCGACGTCGCCGGCGGCATCGCGCTCGCCGCAGCCTCGATCTGGGTGACGAAGTTCTGGGTTGAACGGCTCGCCCGCACGGCGCCCGCGCCCGCCGCAGCCGCGCTGCCGCCGGTCTGGCAGCCCAGCCTCGCGGAATAG
- a CDS encoding Flp family type IVb pilin, producing MKNLVARFVKDESGATAIEYGLIAAGIALAIITVVNNLGSTLNTKFGSISSSLK from the coding sequence ATGAAGAACCTCGTTGCACGTTTCGTGAAGGATGAATCCGGCGCCACCGCCATCGAATACGGCCTGATCGCTGCCGGCATCGCGCTCGCGATCATCACCGTCGTCAACAACCTCGGCAGCACGCTGAACACCAAGTTCGGCTCGATCTCGTCCAGCCTCAAGTAA
- a CDS encoding DUF6798 domain-containing protein, producing the protein MADVNVTSDMIGRDRAVGASNFWVEIFSVAVFASAVSVLRTGFVFGLTNNLYHLPIVAGLYNEPQYADDAFIQSLRYFASGVWLILGGVERYFDNVPLLFLILFLLSRLLSFVGFLCCASLLGITEQRDRIVFSLILCFTAFLDGYSYAGSGGLFINTFTHSEMANGVALLAIYFAARGRFTAAAIAVGITFFINAFFAVWLVLPLGLIGIRFLSQRKTTIGEISSRVLIGLVLCLPLAFAVLYGFLANPEFGRPFGIDYADFLRQYFPGHMLIDSLAPGEIVGLLGVTAIGALALFSLRRTAAELRVACLGAILVYLIGVVVPFVTRSPLILNLHFLRSSTVIHLLAALAIAALLTKWLRRDKEATFLPACLIVLFLSFDGWAGLAFVIAALTYVLRAAGSGPAPSHQRTMGHLVLAATVVLAWPLAIRTDFNFNRICNEAIEEWGAVGAWARNNTPLNAIFLTPRRPGLDGSEVSTADMALDRASVFEYVSHRRIWIDHKRGGSSMWMPSYYQTWRSRLTEADSLKSLDERLAYASRNGIGYVIDICQSPEVQSGALYRTKRLCVFSVGASEPAARKDASSVTERSPG; encoded by the coding sequence ATGGCAGACGTCAACGTCACCTCTGACATGATCGGCCGCGATCGCGCGGTCGGCGCGTCGAATTTCTGGGTCGAGATATTTTCGGTCGCCGTCTTCGCGTCGGCGGTGTCGGTGTTGCGGACGGGATTCGTCTTCGGTCTCACCAACAACCTCTACCATCTGCCGATCGTTGCCGGGCTCTACAACGAGCCACAGTATGCGGATGACGCATTCATCCAGTCGCTGCGCTATTTTGCGTCCGGTGTCTGGCTGATCCTGGGCGGCGTCGAGCGATATTTTGACAACGTTCCGCTGCTGTTCCTGATTCTGTTTCTCCTGTCCCGGCTGCTCAGCTTCGTCGGATTCCTGTGCTGTGCTTCGCTGCTGGGGATCACGGAACAACGCGACAGGATCGTCTTCAGCCTGATCCTCTGCTTCACCGCCTTTCTCGACGGCTACAGCTACGCCGGCTCCGGTGGCCTGTTCATCAACACCTTCACCCATTCGGAGATGGCGAATGGCGTGGCCCTGCTGGCGATCTATTTTGCCGCCCGGGGCCGCTTCACCGCGGCGGCGATTGCCGTTGGGATCACGTTCTTCATCAACGCCTTCTTTGCCGTCTGGCTCGTGCTGCCGCTCGGACTGATCGGGATACGTTTCCTGTCGCAGCGGAAGACGACAATCGGCGAGATATCGTCCCGCGTGCTGATCGGTCTCGTGCTGTGCCTGCCGCTCGCGTTCGCCGTGCTTTACGGGTTCCTCGCCAATCCGGAGTTCGGCCGTCCGTTCGGTATCGATTATGCCGACTTCCTCCGTCAGTACTTTCCTGGCCACATGTTGATCGACTCGCTGGCGCCAGGCGAAATCGTCGGCCTCCTGGGCGTCACCGCCATCGGAGCGCTCGCGTTGTTCTCGCTGAGACGGACCGCCGCGGAATTGCGGGTGGCCTGTTTGGGCGCAATCCTGGTCTATCTGATCGGCGTCGTCGTTCCCTTCGTCACGAGATCGCCGCTCATCCTCAACCTTCATTTCCTGCGATCGAGTACGGTCATTCATCTTCTGGCCGCGCTTGCGATCGCGGCATTGCTGACGAAGTGGTTGCGACGGGACAAGGAGGCGACCTTCCTTCCCGCTTGTCTCATCGTGCTGTTCCTGAGCTTCGACGGCTGGGCGGGCCTCGCCTTCGTCATTGCTGCCTTGACTTATGTTCTTCGGGCGGCGGGCTCGGGACCGGCGCCATCCCATCAGCGCACCATGGGTCATCTGGTGCTCGCCGCGACTGTTGTCCTCGCCTGGCCGCTCGCGATCCGGACCGACTTCAACTTCAACCGGATCTGCAACGAGGCCATCGAAGAGTGGGGCGCCGTCGGCGCATGGGCGCGCAACAACACGCCTTTGAACGCAATCTTCCTCACCCCAAGGCGGCCGGGACTTGACGGCTCGGAGGTGAGCACCGCCGACATGGCGCTCGATCGCGCCAGCGTCTTTGAATACGTCTCGCACCGCCGCATCTGGATCGATCACAAGCGCGGCGGAAGCTCGATGTGGATGCCTTCGTATTACCAGACGTGGCGAAGCAGGTTGACGGAAGCTGACAGCCTGAAGTCGCTCGACGAACGGCTGGCCTATGCGTCGCGCAATGGCATCGGTTATGTCATCGATATCTGCCAGAGTCCGGAAGTGCAGAGCGGCGCGCTCTATCGAACGAAGCGGCTCTGCGTATTTTCCGTGGGCGCGAGCGAGCCGGCTGCGCGGAAGGACGCTTCGTCGGTGACAGAGCGATCTCCCGGTTGA
- a CDS encoding BA14K family protein translates to MTGFKTFAAVALLSALTATSAYAQSGFASSHPDTYEAENPNRNLNGTLTPAGRLGLELPDGAAPAQGVDNVVARADGSRSCAERYRSFDPATGTYLGFDGSRHPCR, encoded by the coding sequence ATGACTGGATTCAAGACATTCGCTGCCGTGGCCTTGTTGTCGGCCCTGACCGCAACCAGCGCTTACGCGCAATCCGGTTTTGCGAGCAGTCACCCGGATACGTACGAGGCGGAGAACCCCAATCGCAACCTGAATGGCACGTTGACGCCGGCAGGCCGGCTGGGCCTCGAGTTGCCGGACGGCGCAGCTCCTGCGCAAGGCGTGGACAACGTGGTGGCTCGCGCGGATGGGTCGCGGTCCTGCGCCGAGCGCTATCGCTCCTTCGATCCGGCAACGGGCACCTATCTGGGCTTCGACGGCAGCCGCCATCCTTGCAGGTGA
- a CDS encoding alpha/beta fold hydrolase, which produces MIFRNLFVALLVAVSISAAHAAPRWLNLPPTPTLPKAAQSGFAPVNGIKVWYAVFGRGEPVLLLHGGLANANYWGHQVRALQRHYQVIVMESRGHGRSSRNQEPYGYDLMASDVIGLLDHLKIRKAAIVGWSDGAIIGLDIAMKHPERVSRLFAFAANSDPSGVADIAASEVFNAYIARAGEEYKRLSPTPTQYKSFVDEITKMWESQPKWTASDLAAIKVPTWIVDGDHDEAIKRENTEFMAANIPGAGLLIQPEVSHFSFLQDPEQFNEDVLRFLERRDAGAARGAAAR; this is translated from the coding sequence ATGATATTTCGCAATCTCTTCGTCGCACTTCTCGTCGCCGTCTCGATCAGCGCGGCGCACGCGGCGCCGCGATGGCTGAACCTGCCGCCGACGCCGACCTTGCCCAAGGCGGCGCAGAGCGGCTTTGCGCCGGTCAACGGCATCAAGGTCTGGTACGCGGTGTTCGGCCGGGGCGAGCCCGTGCTGTTGCTGCATGGCGGTCTCGCCAACGCCAATTACTGGGGGCACCAGGTCCGCGCGCTGCAACGGCATTATCAGGTCATCGTCATGGAGAGCCGCGGACACGGGCGCAGCAGCCGCAACCAGGAGCCCTATGGCTACGATCTGATGGCCTCGGACGTGATCGGACTGCTCGACCATCTGAAGATCAGGAAGGCGGCGATCGTCGGCTGGAGCGACGGCGCGATCATCGGCCTCGACATCGCCATGAAGCATCCGGAACGGGTGAGCAGGCTGTTCGCCTTCGCGGCGAACTCCGATCCGTCAGGCGTTGCCGACATTGCGGCGAGCGAAGTCTTCAACGCCTACATCGCGCGGGCGGGCGAAGAATACAAGCGCCTCTCGCCGACGCCGACGCAGTACAAGAGCTTCGTCGACGAGATCACCAAGATGTGGGAGAGCCAGCCGAAATGGACGGCCTCGGACCTCGCGGCGATCAAGGTGCCGACCTGGATCGTGGACGGCGACCATGACGAGGCGATCAAGCGCGAGAACACCGAGTTCATGGCGGCGAACATTCCGGGGGCCGGTTTGCTGATCCAGCCGGAGGTCAGCCACTTCTCGTTCCTGCAGGATCCGGAGCAGTTCAACGAGGATGTGCTGCGTTTTCTGGAGCGACGGGATGCGGGCGCGGCGCGGGGGGCCGCGGCCAGATGA
- a CDS encoding nuclear transport factor 2 family protein translates to MKLAQISALVFCLLGAPGVALAADAKGDVEKAYAAWDAAFNKHDAKAIGASYVATAKLMPPTHQVASGPAEIEKFFDGLFANGVTGHKLEVIDAGGDDKVVFGTAKWSATGKDKEGKPSPLGGLAMHVFERQADGSLKLRLQTFN, encoded by the coding sequence ATGAAGTTGGCTCAAATATCAGCATTAGTCTTTTGCTTGCTCGGCGCTCCCGGGGTTGCGTTGGCCGCTGATGCCAAGGGCGACGTGGAGAAGGCTTACGCGGCTTGGGATGCCGCATTCAACAAGCACGACGCAAAAGCCATCGGTGCCTCCTATGTCGCGACGGCCAAACTGATGCCGCCGACACATCAGGTCGCATCGGGTCCTGCGGAGATCGAGAAGTTCTTTGACGGACTCTTCGCGAACGGTGTGACGGGTCACAAGTTGGAGGTGATCGATGCCGGCGGAGATGACAAGGTCGTGTTCGGCACAGCCAAGTGGAGTGCCACAGGCAAGGACAAAGAGGGCAAGCCCTCTCCTCTCGGCGGTTTAGCAATGCACGTATTCGAACGCCAAGCCGACGGATCGCTGAAATTGCGGTTGCAAACCTTCAACTAG
- the ftsH gene encoding ATP-dependent zinc metalloprotease FtsH yields MNANLRNFALWVIIVLLLLALFTLFQNPGQRASSQDIAFSQLLSEVDRGNVRDVVIQGPDIHGTFTNGSSFQTYAPNDPTLVKRLYDSKVQITAKPPGDNVPWFVSLLVSWLPFIALIGVWIFLSRQMQGGAGKAMGFGKSRAKMLTEAHGRVTFEDVAGVDEAKQDLQEIVEFLRDPGKFQRLGGRIPRGVLLVGPPGTGKTLIARAVAGEANVPFFTISGSDFVEMFVGVGASRVRDMFEQAKKNAPCIIFIDEIDAVGRHRGAGLGGGNDEREQTLNQLLVEMDGFEANEGVILIAATNRPDVLDPALLRPGRFDRQVVVPNPDVVGREQILKVHVRKVPLAPDINLKTIARGTPGFSGADLMNLVNEAALTAARRNKRMVTQAEFEEAKDKVMMGAERKSLVMTEEEKLLTAYHEGGHAIVGLNVPATDPIHKATIIPRGRALGMVMQLPERDKLSMSLEQMTSRLAIMMGGRVAEELIFGREKVTSGAASDIEQATRLARMMVTRWGLSEELGTVSYGENQDEVFLGMSVSRTQNASEATVQKIDSEIRRLVEEGYKEATRILTEKHADLEALAKGLLEFETLSGDEIVDLLKGKKPNRESVLEPTTPRASAVPPAGKSRPRPDPDPGLEPQPQA; encoded by the coding sequence ATGAACGCCAATCTGCGCAACTTCGCCCTCTGGGTCATCATTGTCTTGTTGCTGTTGGCGTTGTTCACGCTCTTCCAGAATCCGGGTCAGCGCGCCTCCTCGCAGGACATCGCCTTCTCCCAGCTGCTGAGCGAAGTTGATCGCGGCAATGTGCGCGACGTCGTGATCCAGGGCCCGGATATCCACGGCACCTTCACCAACGGCTCCAGCTTCCAGACCTATGCGCCGAACGACCCGACGCTGGTGAAGCGCCTCTATGACAGCAAGGTCCAGATCACCGCGAAGCCGCCGGGCGACAATGTCCCCTGGTTCGTCTCGCTGCTGGTCTCCTGGCTGCCGTTCATCGCGCTGATCGGTGTCTGGATCTTCCTGTCGCGGCAGATGCAGGGCGGCGCCGGCAAGGCCATGGGCTTTGGCAAGTCGCGTGCAAAAATGCTGACCGAGGCGCATGGCCGCGTCACCTTCGAGGACGTCGCCGGCGTCGACGAGGCCAAGCAGGACCTGCAGGAGATCGTCGAGTTCCTGCGCGACCCCGGCAAATTCCAGCGCCTCGGCGGCCGCATTCCGCGCGGCGTGCTGCTGGTCGGCCCTCCCGGCACCGGTAAGACCCTGATCGCGCGTGCGGTCGCGGGCGAAGCCAACGTGCCCTTCTTCACCATCTCCGGTTCGGACTTCGTCGAGATGTTCGTCGGCGTCGGTGCCAGCCGCGTCCGCGACATGTTCGAGCAGGCCAAGAAGAACGCGCCCTGCATCATCTTCATCGACGAAATCGATGCGGTCGGTCGTCACCGCGGCGCCGGTCTCGGCGGCGGCAATGACGAGCGCGAGCAGACGCTGAACCAGCTGCTGGTCGAGATGGACGGCTTCGAGGCCAACGAGGGCGTGATCCTGATCGCCGCGACCAACCGTCCCGACGTGCTCGATCCCGCGCTGCTGCGTCCGGGCCGCTTCGACCGTCAGGTCGTGGTGCCGAACCCCGACGTCGTCGGCCGCGAGCAGATCCTGAAGGTCCACGTCCGCAAGGTGCCGCTGGCGCCCGATATCAACCTCAAGACCATCGCGCGCGGCACCCCGGGCTTCTCCGGCGCCGACCTGATGAACCTCGTCAACGAGGCTGCCCTGACCGCCGCCCGCCGCAACAAGCGGATGGTGACGCAGGCCGAGTTCGAGGAGGCCAAGGACAAGGTGATGATGGGCGCCGAGCGCAAGTCGCTCGTCATGACCGAGGAAGAGAAGCTGTTGACGGCCTATCACGAGGGCGGCCACGCCATCGTCGGCCTCAACGTGCCCGCGACCGATCCGATCCACAAGGCGACCATCATTCCGCGCGGCCGTGCGCTGGGCATGGTCATGCAGCTGCCCGAACGCGACAAGCTGTCGATGTCGCTGGAGCAGATGACCTCGCGCCTCGCCATCATGATGGGCGGCCGCGTCGCCGAAGAGCTGATCTTCGGCCGCGAGAAGGTGACCTCCGGTGCTGCCTCCGACATCGAGCAGGCCACGCGCCTCGCCCGGATGATGGTGACGCGGTGGGGCCTGTCGGAAGAGCTCGGTACGGTCTCCTACGGCGAGAACCAGGACGAGGTGTTCTTAGGGATGTCGGTCTCGCGCACGCAGAACGCGTCCGAGGCGACCGTCCAGAAGATCGACTCCGAGATCCGCCGCCTGGTCGAGGAAGGCTACAAGGAAGCGACCCGCATCCTCACCGAGAAGCATGCCGACCTCGAAGCGCTGGCCAAGGGCCTGCTCGAGTTCGAAACGCTCTCCGGCGACGAGATCGTCGACCTGCTCAAGGGCAAGAAGCCGAACCGCGAGTCCGTGCTCGAGCCGACCACCCCGCGCGCCTCCGCCGTGCCCCCGGCCGGCAAGTCGCGCCCGCGGCCCGATCCGGATCCCGGCCTGGAGCCGCAGCCGCAGGCCTGA
- the tilS gene encoding tRNA lysidine(34) synthetase TilS yields MSDDDNSPISARAAKQLFAGLKSAPALVLAVSGGPDSVALMWLAARWQRSLARGPRLTVVTVDHGLRPEAAREAREVKRLAAELGLPHRTLRWRGAKPKTGLPAAAREARYLLLAQAARAAGASHVVTAHTRDDQAETLLMRMLRGSGLAGLSAMAQLTERDGIALARPLLDIPKSQLIATLKRAKIAFADDPTNRDTAFTRPRLRALLPQLAAEGGDARNLARLAGRLARANAAVEVLTDGAERFLRLRDRDDAPHGPGVRSFDGTAFASLPEEVRLRLLLRAINALGHEGPAELGKVETLLSALDQALAAGSRAAANGRPVLKQTLAGALISLARGRIHIAPAPARRSQKGT; encoded by the coding sequence ATGTCAGACGACGACAATTCACCGATCTCGGCGCGCGCGGCGAAGCAGCTTTTCGCCGGGTTGAAAAGCGCGCCGGCCCTGGTGCTCGCGGTCTCCGGCGGGCCCGATTCCGTCGCGCTGATGTGGCTCGCGGCACGCTGGCAGCGCAGCCTTGCGCGCGGCCCGCGTCTCACCGTCGTCACTGTGGACCACGGCCTGCGTCCGGAGGCGGCGCGCGAGGCGCGCGAGGTCAAGCGGCTCGCGGCCGAACTCGGCCTGCCGCACCGGACCCTGCGCTGGCGCGGCGCCAAGCCGAAGACGGGACTGCCTGCCGCCGCGCGCGAAGCCCGCTACCTGCTCCTCGCACAAGCGGCGCGCGCCGCCGGCGCGAGCCATGTGGTGACCGCCCACACCCGCGATGACCAGGCCGAGACGCTGTTGATGCGCATGCTTCGCGGCAGCGGGCTTGCGGGACTGTCGGCGATGGCACAGCTGACGGAACGCGACGGCATCGCGCTGGCGCGTCCGCTGCTCGACATCCCGAAGTCGCAGCTGATCGCGACCTTGAAGCGGGCGAAGATCGCCTTCGCCGACGATCCCACCAACCGCGACACCGCCTTTACCCGGCCGCGGCTGCGGGCGTTGCTGCCGCAGCTCGCGGCCGAGGGCGGCGACGCCAGAAACCTGGCGCGGCTCGCAGGCCGGCTGGCGCGCGCCAATGCGGCGGTGGAGGTGCTGACTGACGGTGCCGAGCGCTTCCTCCGCTTGAGGGATCGCGACGATGCGCCGCATGGGCCGGGCGTGCGAAGTTTCGACGGGACCGCCTTCGCCAGCCTGCCGGAGGAGGTCCGGCTGCGGCTCCTGCTGCGGGCCATCAACGCCCTCGGCCATGAAGGGCCGGCGGAACTCGGCAAGGTCGAAACTTTGCTGTCCGCGCTCGATCAGGCCTTGGCCGCGGGCTCCCGCGCAGCCGCAAATGGCCGCCCGGTCCTGAAGCAGACCCTTGCGGGAGCCTTGATCAGCCTTGCCCGCGGGCGTATTCACATCGCGCCTGCGCCGGCGCGGCGGTCCCAAAAGGGGACTTGA
- the ybgF gene encoding tol-pal system protein YbgF, giving the protein MSSRFKVLTGSVATAALLSLCAPVLAQSILAQTDDDPEMRIERLENQLRQLTGQNEELQYRNRQLEERLRALEGGAQGAPGQQPVQPGVAAVPPAQVSPSQAAPPYRQQQAVQPGYEQPQTAGPAPIVQEQPAPGAPGTRRRGDAFDPNQNPNAPGAPRALGGGQQPMSAGAGAPGGRNAGDPLDLANTSPRYQQGVPPAAQPGHPPAQQGYPAQGGGAGLTTLPPSATPRDEFDLGIGYMQRKDYALAEQTMKNFAQKYPNDPLLGDAQYWLGESYFQRQQYRDSAEAFLAVTTKYDKSAKAPDALLRLGQSLAALKEKEAACAAFGEIGRKYPRASAGVKAAVDREQKRVKC; this is encoded by the coding sequence ATGTCATCCAGATTTAAGGTTCTTACCGGCTCCGTGGCGACCGCCGCGCTGCTCTCCCTGTGCGCGCCCGTCCTGGCTCAATCGATCTTGGCTCAGACGGATGACGATCCCGAGATGCGGATCGAGCGGCTGGAGAACCAGCTGCGCCAGCTCACCGGCCAGAACGAGGAACTGCAATACCGCAACCGGCAGCTCGAGGAGCGCCTGCGCGCACTCGAGGGTGGCGCGCAAGGAGCGCCAGGGCAGCAGCCGGTCCAGCCCGGCGTCGCGGCCGTGCCGCCGGCGCAAGTTTCACCCTCTCAGGCCGCGCCGCCCTATCGCCAGCAGCAGGCCGTGCAGCCAGGCTACGAGCAGCCGCAGACCGCAGGCCCCGCGCCGATCGTTCAGGAGCAGCCGGCGCCCGGCGCGCCCGGTACGCGCCGCCGCGGCGATGCCTTCGATCCGAACCAGAATCCGAACGCGCCCGGCGCGCCCCGCGCCCTTGGCGGCGGACAGCAGCCGATGTCGGCGGGAGCCGGCGCGCCCGGCGGCCGCAACGCCGGCGACCCGCTCGATCTCGCCAATACCAGCCCGCGCTACCAGCAAGGCGTGCCGCCCGCGGCCCAGCCGGGCCATCCGCCGGCCCAGCAGGGCTATCCGGCGCAGGGTGGCGGCGCTGGCCTCACGACCTTGCCGCCCTCGGCGACGCCGCGCGACGAGTTCGACCTCGGCATCGGCTACATGCAGCGCAAGGACTATGCGCTGGCCGAGCAGACCATGAAGAACTTTGCGCAGAAATATCCGAACGACCCGCTGCTCGGCGACGCGCAATACTGGCTCGGCGAGAGCTACTTCCAGCGCCAGCAATATCGCGATTCCGCCGAAGCCTTCCTCGCCGTCACCACCAAATACGACAAATCGGCCAAGGCGCCCGATGCGCTGCTGCGGCTCGGCCAGTCGCTCGCCGCGCTGAAGGAGAAGGAGGCCGCCTGCGCCGCCTTCGGCGAGATCGGCCGCAAATATCCGCGCGCCTCCGCCGGCGTCAAAGCCGCGGTCGACCGCGAGCAGAAGCGGGTGAAGTGCTGA
- the pal gene encoding peptidoglycan-associated lipoprotein Pal, which produces MKHPMRILQGLKLAAVLAVALSMGACANKNAATDAMANAATPGSQQDFVVNVGDRVFFESDQTDLTPQAIVTLEKQAQWLQTYPRYSFTIEGHADERGTREYNIALGARRAQSVRSFLASRGIDPNRMRTISYGKERPVAVCNDISCWSQNRRAVTVLNASS; this is translated from the coding sequence ATGAAACATCCTATGCGTATCCTCCAGGGATTGAAGCTGGCCGCGGTGCTTGCCGTCGCGCTGTCGATGGGCGCCTGCGCCAACAAGAATGCTGCGACGGATGCGATGGCCAATGCGGCGACGCCGGGCAGCCAGCAGGACTTCGTCGTGAACGTGGGCGACCGCGTGTTCTTCGAGAGCGACCAGACCGATCTGACCCCGCAGGCGATCGTGACCCTGGAGAAGCAGGCGCAGTGGCTCCAGACCTATCCGCGCTACTCTTTCACCATCGAAGGTCATGCCGACGAGCGCGGCACCCGCGAATACAACATCGCGCTCGGCGCCCGCCGTGCCCAGTCGGTGCGTTCGTTCCTCGCCTCGCGCGGCATCGACCCGAACCGCATGCGCACGATCTCCTACGGCAAGGAGCGGCCGGTGGCCGTCTGTAACGACATCTCCTGCTGGTCGCAGAACCGTCGCGCCGTCACCGTGCTGAACGCGAGCTCCTGA